Proteins encoded together in one Lepus europaeus isolate LE1 chromosome 13, mLepTim1.pri, whole genome shotgun sequence window:
- the C13H2orf49 gene encoding ashwin isoform X1 yields the protein MAGDVGGRSCADSELLLHPELLSQEFLLLTLEQKNIAVENDVRVNKDNLTDLYVQHAIPLPRRDLPKNRWGKMMEKKREQHEIKHETKRNSTVDGLRKRPLIVFDGSSTSTSIKVKKTENGDNDRLKAPPQASFTSNAFRKLSNSSNVAPLILSSNLPMNNKTEHNNNDTKQNHDLTHRKSPSCAVKSPPLSPVGTTPVKLKRAAPKEEVEAVNNLKPPEAKRKIQHVTWP from the exons ATGGCGGGGGATGTGGGCGGTCGCAGCTGTGCGGACTCGGAGCTGCTGCTGCACCCGGAGCTGCTGTCGCAGGAGTTCCTTCTCCTCACCCTGGAGCAG aaaAACATAGCCGTGGAAAATGATGTGAGAGTAAACAAAGACAATCTTACTGATCTTTATGTCCAGCATGCCATCCCGTTGCCTCGGAGGGATTTGCCAAAGAACAGATGGGGGAAaatgatggaaaagaaaagagaacaacACGAGATAAAACATGAGACTAAAAG GAATAGCACTGTAGATGGATTAAGGAAACGACCCCTCATTGTATTTGATGGAAGCTCAACAAGTACAagcataaaagtgaaaaaaacagaaaacggAGATAATGATCGACTCAAGGCTCCCCCTCAGGCAAGCTTTACCAGTAATGCCTTTCGAAAATTATCAAATTCTTCAAATGTTGCACCCCTAATTTTGTCTTCCAATTTGCCTATGAACAATAAAACGGAACACAATAATAATGACACTAAACAGAATCATGACTTAACGCATAGGAAAAGTCCTTCGTGCGCTGTGAAGTCGCCACCTTTGTCCCCTGTGGGAACTACTCCTGTGAAGTTAAAGCGAGCTGCTCCTAAAGAAGAGGTGGAGGCCGTG AATAACCTGAAGCCCCCAGAAGCAAAGAGGAAGATACAGCATGTTACATGGCCATGA
- the C13H2orf49 gene encoding ashwin isoform X2, with translation MAGDVGGRSCADSELLLHPELLSQEFLLLTLEQKNIAVENDVRVNKDNLTDLYVQHAIPLPRRDLPKNRWGKMMEKKREQHEIKHETKRNSTVDGLRKRPLIVFDGSSTSTSIKVKKTENGDNDRLKAPPQNHDLTHRKSPSCAVKSPPLSPVGTTPVKLKRAAPKEEVEAVNNLKPPEAKRKIQHVTWP, from the exons ATGGCGGGGGATGTGGGCGGTCGCAGCTGTGCGGACTCGGAGCTGCTGCTGCACCCGGAGCTGCTGTCGCAGGAGTTCCTTCTCCTCACCCTGGAGCAG aaaAACATAGCCGTGGAAAATGATGTGAGAGTAAACAAAGACAATCTTACTGATCTTTATGTCCAGCATGCCATCCCGTTGCCTCGGAGGGATTTGCCAAAGAACAGATGGGGGAAaatgatggaaaagaaaagagaacaacACGAGATAAAACATGAGACTAAAAG GAATAGCACTGTAGATGGATTAAGGAAACGACCCCTCATTGTATTTGATGGAAGCTCAACAAGTACAagcataaaagtgaaaaaaacagaaaacggAGATAATGATCGACTCAAGGCTCCCCCTCAG AATCATGACTTAACGCATAGGAAAAGTCCTTCGTGCGCTGTGAAGTCGCCACCTTTGTCCCCTGTGGGAACTACTCCTGTGAAGTTAAAGCGAGCTGCTCCTAAAGAAGAGGTGGAGGCCGTG AATAACCTGAAGCCCCCAGAAGCAAAGAGGAAGATACAGCATGTTACATGGCCATGA